Proteins encoded in a region of the Phoenix dactylifera cultivar Barhee BC4 chromosome 3, palm_55x_up_171113_PBpolish2nd_filt_p, whole genome shotgun sequence genome:
- the LOC103722119 gene encoding lysine-specific demethylase JMJ25, whose protein sequence is MEDNVGIPEDLRCKRSDGKQWRCSALSMPDKTVCEKHYIQAKKRAANSALRASLKKAKRKSLEDADVYLESKHAGREVSRSMSPMNAGSGEFSGSGGSMKKYKERVPKGQALYSAETMAVRGFSTRGGSLRLNEELQRDTHQSEENRFRSIYNTPPSSKEAKNFSGIGPGEYSGKSSDSSGGAEGLTCHQCRRNDGADVVWCTSCDRRGYCDNCISRWYAEIPMEDIRRVCPACRGICNCKVCLRGDNLIKAKIQEIASVDKLRYLHTLLAFVLPALKQIYAEQCVEIGVETRVYGPKVDIPRANINADEQMCCDFCKIPIFDYHRHCTKCLYDLCLTCCRDLRRASLVTVRGESTDCRVSERSKDAVAPNKDKSQLQSEDKNPIDFAYLFPKWKANSDGSIPCGPDEVGGCASSKLILRRIFKINWVAKLLKNAEEMVNGCKVSDPGSTDECLSCMGSKTSQSSTSSESLLRQCSNRYDSSLCYHPVLEDLKREGIAHFHKHWAKGEPVIVKHVFEHSLASSWDPLSIWRGIQETTDERQNENIIVKVVDCLNHSEVDIELNQFIKGYSEGRKHEDGCPQMLKLKDWPPPSTLEEFLLCHRPEFLVNFPLVEFIHSKWGILNLAAKLPHDTLQNEVAPKLFIAYGTHEELGRGDSVANLQINMVDLVYLLMHTAEVNNQTFKKSEMDISEKRSRGNTNIAHSNMSLNERTAPLDLTHREHGKEMECGSGLKFKEDNAMENLDRNPEIASLEKKELDSSHSAREVVDIPEKASAGAIWDVFLRQDVPKLNEYLKVHGKEFTFANQPANSVMHPVYDQTVFLNDKHKRILKEEYGIEPWTFKQHVGEAVFIPAGCPFQVRNLQSSVQLALDFLSPESLGESARMAQEIRCLPNDHDAKLKMLEVGKISLYAASSAIREVQKITLDPKLSLGIKFEDPNLTAMVSENLERMAKRRQTVCT, encoded by the exons ATGGAGGACAATGTGGGGATACCGGAGGATCTGAGGTGCAAGAGGTCGGACGGGAAGCAGTGGCGCTGCAGCGCGCTGTCGATGCCAGATAAAACCGTGTGTGAGAAGCACTACATCCAGGCAAAGAAGAGGGCGGCGAACTCTGCTCTGAGGGCCAGCCTGAAGAAGGCCAAGAGGAAGTCTCTTGAGGATGCGGATGTCTACTTGGAGAGCAAGCATGCAGGGAGGGAGGTCTCGAGGTCCATGTCTCCCATGAATGCTGGCAGTGGGGAGTTTTCTGGTTCGGGAGGTTCTATGAAGAAGTACAAGGAGAGGGTGCCCAAAGGTCAGGCCTTGTACTCGGCCGAGACGATGGCAGTGAGGGGTTTTTCCACTCGTGGTGGTTCTTTGAGACTCAATGAGGAGCTGCAGAGAGATACCCATCAGTCCGAGGAGAATCGCTTCAGGTCTATATACAACACCCCTCCATCAAGTAAGGAGGCGAAGAACTTCAGCGGGATTGGTCCAGGG GAGTACTCAGGGAAAAGTTCTGATTCATCTGGTGGGGCTGAGGGGCTAACTTGCCATCAGTGCAGGAGGAATGACGGGGCAGATGTGGTCTGGTGTACTAGTTGTGATCGAAGAGGATACTGTGATAACTGCATTTCAAGATG GTATGCTGAGATTCCAATGGAGGACATTCGAAGGGTTTGCCCAGCATGTCGTGGTATTTGCAATTGCAAAGTTTGCTTGCGTGGAGAtaatttaattaag GCTAAGATACAGGAAATTGCTTCAGTTGACAAGTTGAGATATCTTCACACCCTTTTGGCTTTTGTACTTCCTGCGCTTAAACAGATTTATGCTGAGCAGTGCGTCGAAATAGGGGTGGAGACAAGAGTATATG GACCAAAAGTAGATATTCCGAGGGCAAATATAAATGCAGATGAGCAGATGTGCTG CGATTTCTGCAAAATAcctatttttgattatcatcgaCATTGTACAAAATGTTTATATGATCTTTGTCTCACCTGTTGCCGGGATCTCCGGCGAGCATCTCTGGTTACCGTGAGAGGAGAGTCCACAGATTGTCGGGTTTCTGAGAGAAGCAAAGATGCTGTTGCTCCAAATAAGGATAAATCTCAGCTACAGTCAGAAGACAAGAATCCAATTGATTTTGCATATCTATTTCCTAAGTGGAAAGCCAACAGCGATGGCAGCATCCCATGCGGACCGGATGAGGTCGGCGGCTGTGCttcctcaaaattaattttaaggCGTATTTTCAAAATTAACTGGGTCGCGAAGCTGCTTAAAAATGCCGAGGAAATGGTTAATGGGTGTAAAGTATCTGATCCAGGCAGTACAGATGAATGTCTTTCGTGTATGGGGAGCAAGACTTCTCAGTCGAGTACGTCAAGTGAGTCGCTTCTCCGCCAGTGCTCGAACAGATATGATAGTAGCCTCTGTTACCATCCTGTTTTGGAGGATTTGAAACGGGAGGGTATTGCCCATTTTCATAAACACTGGGCCAAGGGTGAACCGGTTATTGTTAAGCATGTATTTGAGCATTCACTGGCTTCAAGCTGGGACCCATTGAGTATCTGGAGAGGGATTCAAGAGACAACAGATGAGAGACAGAATGAGAACATAATCGTGAAGGTTGTGGATTGCTTAAACCACTCAGAG GTTGATATTGAACTAAATCAATTCATCAAAGGGTATTCAGAGGGACGCAAGCATGAAGATGGTTGCCCACAGATGTTGAAATTAAAGGACTGGCCGCCTCCTAGTACCCTGGAAGAGTTTTTATTGTGCCACAGACCTGAATTTCTTGTTAATTTCCCATTAGTTGAGTTCATTCATTCCAAGTGGGGAATTCTAAATCTGGCTGCTAAGCTGCCGCATGATACCCTGCAAAATGAAGTAGCACCTAAGCTATTTATTGCTTATGGGACGCATGAAGAGCTTGGTAGAGGTGATTCTGTGGCCAATCTTCAGATTAATATGGTTGACCTG GTTTATCTATTGATGCACACTGCTGAAGTGAACAATCAAACTTTTAAGAAGTCTGAGATGGATATAAGCGAAAAAAGGTCACGTGGGAATACCAATATAGCCCATTCTAATATGAGTTTAAATGAAAGGACAGCACCACTTGATCTGACACATAGAGAACATGGTAAAGAAATGGAATGTGGTTCAGGCTTGAAATTCAAAGAAGACAATGCTATGGAAAATCTAGACCGGAATCCTGAAATAGCTTCATTAGAAAAGAAGGAACTTGATTCATCCCACTCAGCCAGGGAAGTTGTGGATATCCCAGAAAAAGCTAGTGCTGGAGCTATTTGGGATGTTTTCCTCAGGCAGGATGTTCCAAAGCTGAATGAGTATTTGAAAGTTCATGGGAAGGAATTTACATTTGCTAATCAGCCAGCTAATTCG GTCATGCATCCTGTTTATGATCAAACTGTATTCCTCAATGACAAACACAAAAGAATTCTGAAGGAGGAATATG GAATAGAGCCATGGACATTTAAACAGCATGTTGGAGAGGCTGTTTTTATCCCCGCTGGATGTCCTTTTCAAGTTAGGAATCTACAG TCTTCTGTACAATTGGCTCTTGATTTTTTATCTCCTGAGAGCTTAGGGGAGTCTGCTCGCATGGCTCAAGAGATCCGTTGCCTTCCAAATGACCATGATGCGAAACTTAAGATGTTGGAG GTGGGGAAGATATCTCTATATGCTGCCAGTTCAGCCATCAGGGAAGTCCAGAAGATAACTCTTGACCCAAA GCTCAGCCTCGGCATCAAATTTGAGGACCCTAACCTAACTGCAATGGTTTCTGAGAATTTAGAAAGAATGGCTAAACGAAGGCAAACCGTCTGTACTTAA